The following DNA comes from Nitrospirota bacterium.
TGATATTTTTTGTGGATCTTTCTTAAGCGGTCAGGTGTGACCTTGGTGTATATCTGGGTTGTTGAGATGTCAGTGTGGCCGAGCATCTTCTGTAGAGCCCTGAGGTCTACTCCTCCATCAAGAAGATGGCTTGCAAAACAGTGCCTGAGCGTATGCGGCGACACTGCGCAGGAGAGGCCCTTGGAATACTTTTTTACCAACTGGAAGACTCTCTGTCTTGTCATGGGCATACCGCCTTTTCTGAGAAACAGAAAATTGCTGGTTCTTTTGTTGAGGATCTCTGGCCTTAACTCTTCGATATATTTTTTTATCGTCCCGAGAGTATATTCATTGACCGGCACGACCCTTTCCTTGGACCCTTTGCCCATGATTGTGATGAAACCTGCCTCGAAATTTATGTCCCTGATCCTGATATTGACCAATTCACTTACACGAAGGCCTGAGGAATAAAAGATCTCAAGGATCGCGCTGTCTCTTAGGGAATATTTACCTTCAGGCCTGCTTAACAGCGTCTCGACATCTTCTATGCCAAGAACCTTAGGGATACGTTTCCAGCCTTTTGGTGTTGAGCGGTTCTCAACAGGGTCTTCAGTGATCATCCCCTCCATCAGCATGAACTTGCAAAGGCCTCTGATCGAAGCTAAGTGCCTTGCGCGTGTTGCCGATCCCTTGCCTGAATCGTTCTGATGGTTTAAATAAGAGTCAATATCTTTTTTGCTGAACCTTGCAATGCTGCTTCCGTTCTTATCGAGATAGGCGGAAAATTGCCTGATATCTCTTTCGTATGCCTCTAATGTATTTTGCGACAGCCCCTTTTCAACCGTCAGGTAATTTATAAATCTTTGGACAGGATCAACCATTTTTCAGAATACAGGATTTATGATTTTGCATGCAAGGTGCAAGACTATAAATTTTCAGGCTCAGACCGGCCTCTCAGGCTTAAGCCTGTATCCTTGGCTCCAATCGTGGGATAGGAATTTGTCCACATGTAGTGGGGCTTAATTAGCCAGACCACAAAATATAGCATCTATATAAAAATAATCATTTTTCTCTTGACAAGTATTATTAATATAAATATACTGGTGGTATTAAGTGGAGGGAAGTGGTGGGAGACGTGTCTAGTTTCTTGGGAAAATATTATAACACGCTGGATCCGAAGGGAAGGATAATCATCCCCGCGCCTTTTCGTGAGATCCTCTCGTCTGCCAAAAATACCAAGCTGATAATTGCAAACGATGCGTTCGACCACTGTCTCTGTGCTTATCCGGTGGAAGAGTGGGGCAATCTGGTAAACAGGGTAAAAGATAAACCGCAGACAATGGACTCGGTGAAGTACTTCATGCGCAGGGTCGTGGGCTCTGCCGTTGAGTGTGAACTTGACAAGCAGGGCAGGATACAGATCCCGTCTGCCTTGCGTGTAGATGCGGGGCTCAGCAGTGAAGTTGTTGTTATGGGACAGGGCAGCAAGATAGAGATATGGGAAAAGAATGCGCTTGAAGTGGTTGCCGACCCGGCGAAGATAGACACAAAGGCATTCAAGGAAGAGCTTTCAGGCCTTGGAATATAAATGGCTATCACTCATGTCCCGGTCATGCCGGGGGAGGTTTTAGAGGCATTGAACATAAAAGATTCAGGAATATACGTGGATGCGACAGTCGGACTTGGCGGGCATGCCGAGTTGATTTTAAATAATGCAAAAGTGGGCGCTTTGATAGGGATCGACAGAGACGAGGCGGCGATTGAGTCAGCGAGGGAGAGGCTGAAGGACTTCACGAATGTTTACTTTGCAAAAGAGAGTTTTTCAAACATAAAGGCCGCGGTCAGCAGCCTTGGTTACGGGGCGGTTGACGGCATACTGCTTGATATCGGGGTCTCTACCATGCAGCTTAAGGCCGATGGCAGGGGCTTCAGCTTTATGAAAGATGAGCCTCTTGATATGAGAATGGACAAGAGCCAGAAACTTTCTGCCAAAGAGGTCGTCAACAGCTACCACGAAAAGGATCTGGCGGATTTGATCTTTGTTTTCGGAGAAGAGAGGTTCAGCAGAAGGATCGCAAAGGCGATAGTTAATGAGAGAAGGAAGAAGCGTATCGAGACCTGCAGTGAACTGGCTGCAATAATAGAAAATTCGCTCAAAGGCAGAGGCAGGATACACCCTGCCACAAAGACTTTTCAGGCTCTCAGGATCGAGGTAAATAAAGAGCTTGATGAGCTTTCAGCCGGAATAAGTTCAGGAGCGGATATGCTCAATCCCGGCGGAAGGCTCTGCGTTCTCTCCTATCATTCGCTTGAGGACAGGATCGTAAAGAACGCGTTCAAGAAACTGGCAAATGATGGCATATTCCATATCATCACAAGAAAACCTCTTGTCGCAAGCCGGCAGGAGATAAGATCAAACCCTCCATCAAGGAGTGCAAAACTCAGGGTAGCGGAGAGGATATGACGACAAGAAGATCAAAGAAGAAAAAATGGACGCTTCTGAAGTTCAGCCTTTTCATTTATTTTGTTGCAGGGTTATTTACTCTCATATGGTTCAGGACCCAGGTTGTTTCTCTTGAGTATGAGCTCGGGTCGCTGAATCAGCAGAAGACGAGCCTTATGCGCGAACAGAAGCTTGTCACCGCCAACAGGGCGAATTTCTATTCGGCCCAGAATATCGAAGCGACGGCGGTCAATGTTCTCGGCATGAGTCCTCCGGACAGAAAGAACATCTTCTATGTAGGCAGAACAGAAGAGGCAGGCCTTTATAAAGTGGCTATGGAAAAACCATAACCATTGGTTTTATTAATATTGCAGAAGTCAGCGGTCAGTTACTGCGGGTACGGAATGAGAGACACGGCATCAACAAACATGTAGAAGCAAGCGGGTGTTTGTAGAGGATGATATCTGATTCCTATCCCTGAGGCCTTAATATTCCGGTATAGGAAATGGTTAATAACAGAAGAAAGAGAAATGACGACACCAGAAAGCTGTGGGATGAAGACCCTGAAATTCCGCAGCTTCAAAAGTCCAGGAAGAGGGCCTTCATTCTGGCAACCTTCATTGTTTTCAGTTTTTTCATAATATCCATCCGCCTTTTTGACCTTATGGTACTGCAGCATGAATCGTTGTCCAAAAAGGCGAGACAGCAATATCTGAGGTCCAAGACATTAAAGCCCCAGAGAGGGGTTATATGGGACAGGAACACGAAGGAGATGGCGATCAATATTGAGACCGACTCTCTGTTCGCGGTCCCGTCTGAAGTAGATGATATAGCGGCGCTTTCATCAAAGCTTGCCCCTGTCATAAAGGTCTCAGCCAATGATCTCAATACAACTTTCATCGCAAAGAAAGATAAGGATTTTGTCTGGCTTTTAAGAAAGATGGATGAAGAGACTTCCCGCAATGTCAGTTCCCTGAAGGCCAGAGAAAGGTTGATAAAGGAGATCGGCCTGGTGACAGAGACAAAGCGCTATTACCCTAAAGGGCAGACCGCCTCTCATCTCCTGGGCTATACGAATATTGACAATAAAGGCATCTCCGGCCTTGAACTCACATATGATGAATATATGAGGGGCGAGGAGAAGAAGGTCTCAGGCGGCAGAGACGCGCGAGGCAATAAACTTTCACAGGGGTTGGAGGACAGCTTATCCGGGAACAGCATATTGCTTACCATTGATGAGGGCCTTCAGTATATCGTTGAGCGGGAGTTATCAAGGGCCATGACAGATTGGCAGGCGGCGGCGGCGGTAGCGATCATGATGAACCCGATGACAGGCGAGATACTCGCAATGGCCAACAGGCCTGCTTACGACCCGAACTTTCCCAAGGAATCGACAGATTCTGAAAGGCGAAACAGGGGGGTCA
Coding sequences within:
- the mraZ gene encoding division/cell wall cluster transcriptional repressor MraZ, whose translation is MGKYYNTLDPKGRIIIPAPFREILSSAKNTKLIIANDAFDHCLCAYPVEEWGNLVNRVKDKPQTMDSVKYFMRRVVGSAVECELDKQGRIQIPSALRVDAGLSSEVVVMGQGSKIEIWEKNALEVVADPAKIDTKAFKEELSGLGI
- the rsmH gene encoding 16S rRNA (cytosine(1402)-N(4))-methyltransferase RsmH, whose product is MAITHVPVMPGEVLEALNIKDSGIYVDATVGLGGHAELILNNAKVGALIGIDRDEAAIESARERLKDFTNVYFAKESFSNIKAAVSSLGYGAVDGILLDIGVSTMQLKADGRGFSFMKDEPLDMRMDKSQKLSAKEVVNSYHEKDLADLIFVFGEERFSRRIAKAIVNERRKKRIETCSELAAIIENSLKGRGRIHPATKTFQALRIEVNKELDELSAGISSGADMLNPGGRLCVLSYHSLEDRIVKNAFKKLANDGIFHIITRKPLVASRQEIRSNPPSRSAKLRVAERI
- the xerD gene encoding site-specific tyrosine recombinase XerD — translated: MVDPVQRFINYLTVEKGLSQNTLEAYERDIRQFSAYLDKNGSSIARFSKKDIDSYLNHQNDSGKGSATRARHLASIRGLCKFMLMEGMITEDPVENRSTPKGWKRIPKVLGIEDVETLLSRPEGKYSLRDSAILEIFYSSGLRVSELVNIRIRDINFEAGFITIMGKGSKERVVPVNEYTLGTIKKYIEELRPEILNKRTSNFLFLRKGGMPMTRQRVFQLVKKYSKGLSCAVSPHTLRHCFASHLLDGGVDLRALQKMLGHTDISTTQIYTKVTPDRLRKIHKKYHPRS
- a CDS encoding penicillin-binding protein, translated to MVNNRRKRNDDTRKLWDEDPEIPQLQKSRKRAFILATFIVFSFFIISIRLFDLMVLQHESLSKKARQQYLRSKTLKPQRGVIWDRNTKEMAINIETDSLFAVPSEVDDIAALSSKLAPVIKVSANDLNTTFIAKKDKDFVWLLRKMDEETSRNVSSLKARERLIKEIGLVTETKRYYPKGQTASHLLGYTNIDNKGISGLELTYDEYMRGEEKKVSGGRDARGNKLSQGLEDSLSGNSILLTIDEGLQYIVERELSRAMTDWQAAAAVAIMMNPMTGEILAMANRPAYDPNFPKESTDSERRNRGVTDMYEPGSTLKAVLASAAFEEGAVKLDQQFDCSRGFIVVGGKPIKDVHRNGVLTFQNVIKKSSNVGSIQIGMRLGKEKYYSYLKKFGFGDKSGIDMPGEAGGMLRAPAKWSGTSIGAISIGQEIGVTPLQLVRAYSAIANGGFLMKPYIVSEIISDTGEVIKKNDPVIVERVISARTAGVITDILKGVTEEGGTGKNAEITGNLVAGKTGTAQKVDPDTGRYSKDKFISSFVGFAPADKPEIALVVVVYEPKGATYGGVVAAPVFKRIVENAFAYLNIPMESDKNHILLVKSSR